In Musa acuminata AAA Group cultivar baxijiao chromosome BXJ2-8, Cavendish_Baxijiao_AAA, whole genome shotgun sequence, one genomic interval encodes:
- the LOC135618890 gene encoding glycosyltransferase BC10-like, translating to MWKTRGKTDEEEVDYFHSTPIKRWSIGLVKFVSFLVTLMAGVVLGLSLSTNFSRYYNLQTELFFPRTMYMANCDKDCLSMKSFLGPTHLMHGMTDEELFWRASLVPKMEEYPFERVPKVAFLFLTRGPLPFKPLWERFFMGHKGLYSIYIHSIPDYKLNVTEDSVFYSRQIPSEEVFWGSITLVDAEKRLLANALLDFSNERFVLLSESCVPVYNFPSVYEYLINSAHSFVESYDEDSPQGRGRYSQNMAPEIQEYQWMKGSEWFELNRELAVNIVADYKYYSIFRKYCKPSCYPDEHYIPTYLNMFHGALNANRSVTWVDWSRGGPHPARYGDPNITVGFIQAIRNNATFCMYNSRPTPICFLFARKFAPSALVPLLDMASTVMGF from the exons ATGTGGAAGACGAGGGGTAAAACAGATGAAGAGGAGGTGGATTACTTCCATTCAACCCCAATAAAGCGCTGGTCGATCGGGCTGGTGAAATTTGTGTCTTTTCTGGTTACGCTAATGGCAGGGGTTGTGTTGGGCCTGTCCTTGAGCACCAACTTTTCTCGGTACTACAACTTACAGACCGAGCTTTTCTTCCCTAGGACAATGTACATGGCAAATTGTGATAAAGACTGTTTGAGCATGAAGAGCTTTCTAGGGCCGACACATTTGATGCACGGTATGACTGATGAGGAGCTCTTTTGGCGGGCATCGTTGGTACCCAAGATGGAAGAGTATCCATTCGAGAGGGTACCCAAGGTGGCCTTCTTGTTCTTGACAAGAGGACCTTTACCATTCAAACCGCTTTGGGAGAGGTTCTTTATGGGCCACAAAGGGTTATATTCGATATACATTCACTCAATTCCAGATTATAAGCTCAATGTCACGGAGGATTCTGTGTTTTACAGTCGGCAGATCCCGAGCGAG GAGGTTTTTTGGGGATCTATAACATTGGTTGATGCTGAGAAGCGTCTCTTGGCGAATGCTTTGCTGGATTTCTCCAATGAACGCTTTGTTCTGCTCTCCGAAAGCTGCGTACCGGTGTATAATTTTCCCTCCGTCTATGAGTACCTCATTAACTCGGCCCACAGCTTTGTCGAGTCCTATGATGAGGATTCACCACAAGGTCGTGGTCGATACAGTCAGAACATGGCTCCAGAGATCCAGGAATATCAATGGATGAAAGGCTCCGAGTGGTTTGAGCTCAACCGAGAGTTGGCAGTAAATATAGTGGCGGATTACAAGTACTACTCCATCTTCAGGAAATACTGCAAGCCTTCATGCTATCCTGATGAGCACTACATCCCGACTTACTTGAACATGTTCCATGGGGCTTTGAATGCAAACCGTAGTGTGACATGGGTCGACTGGTCGAGGGGAGGGCCTCATCCGGCAAGATACGGTGATCCAAATATTACGGTGGGTTTCATCCAGGCTATAAGAAATAATGCGACATTCTGCATGTACAACTCGAGGCCAACACCCATTTGCTTTCTCTTTGCAAGAAAATTTGCTCCTAGTGCCTTGGTACCCCTTCTCGACATGGCGTCGACAGTAATGGGCTTCTGA
- the LOC135618177 gene encoding uncharacterized protein LOC135618177 encodes MGFWSPLDAMKAYMHTLQLCKDYYSEEEGATRSSKIVEPECMEYISALAAGNQARSMVDIESGGMSPAILALAAAARQTGGRVVCVRHEQAHREALRRQIESLDLADVVECKRGEPLESIRQLESVDFAVVDHRLEHCRELVSAIDVNPRGSVVVVSNLFQGRRAAASYGQLLKERAVAKSVVLPFGDGMEVTRIGRAAKHGCHGGRRVTRQFVVYYEDSNLAI; translated from the exons ATGGGTTTCTGGTCGCCTTTGGATGCCATGAAAGCTTACATGCATACCCTTCAGCTG TGTAAGGACTACTACTCGGAGGAGGAGGGCGCCACAAGATCCTCCAAGATCGTCGAACCCGAGTGCATGGAGTACATATCCGCCCTCGCGGCGGGCAACCAGGCGCGGTCGATGGTGGACATCGAATCCGGCGGCATGTCACCGGCCATCCTCGCGCTGGCGGCGGCCGCTCGGCAGACCGGAGGCCGGGTCGTCTGCGTGCGCCACGAGCAGGCCCACCGCGAGGCACTGAGGAGACAAATCGAGAGCCTCGACCTGGCAGACGTGGTGGAGTGCAAGCGCGGTGAGCCGCTGGAATCGATCAGGCAGCTCGAGAGCGTGGACTTCGCCGTCGTCGATCACAGGCTGGAGCACTGCAGGGAGCTGGTCTCGGCCATCGACGTGAACCCCCGTGGCTCGGTGGTGGTGGTGAGCAACCTGTTCCAAGGAAGAAGAGCCGCCGCGTCATATGGCCAGCTACTGAAGGAGAGAGCAGTGGCCAAGTCCGTTGTGTTGCCTTTTGGCGATGGAATGGAAGTGACGAGAATAGGAAGGGCCGCAAAGCATGGCTGCCATGGTGGCAGGAGAGTTACGAGGCAGTTTGTGGTCTATTATGAAGACAGCAATTTGGCcatttaa
- the LOC135586126 gene encoding probable serine/threonine-protein kinase At1g54610 isoform X2 — MGCASSKGISGDDGPKFRRPKASRRRMFSSSRREEVGEVNADARVGRDRSSTAWLISNSQRSGATSPPPLVGDSKNEGAGHQSRITVGARPNVLQPGSVVVNMEALEEQNLVISRISDGFNFEHVAAGWPSWLTAVAGDAVKGWLPRRADSFDNFNKIGQGTYSSVYKARDLETGKTVALKKVRFDNTDPESVRFMAREIYILRRLDHPNVVKLEALVTSKMSCDLYLVFEYMEHDISGLVATSCVKFTEPQVKCYMQQLLCGLDHCHGRGVLHRDIKGSNLLIDNNGILKIADFGLATFYNPDHKQELTSRVVTLWYRPPELLLGATEYGVTVDMWSTGCIIAELLAGRPIMPGKTEVEQLHKIFKLCGSPSEEFWRTSKLPHDPAIRGTAASALHSEFFTTKPFACDPSSLPKYPPSKEYDAKLRNEKARSQRAATIKYNGVEFQSRKEMLACDGNMESQGVALRTEFTTLGH; from the exons ATGGGCTGTGCTTCCTCCAAAGGAATCTCGGGAGATGACGGCCCCAAGTTTCGGCGGCCCAAGGCTTCGAGGAGGAGAATGTTTTCTTCATCAAGGAGGGAGGAAGTTGGGGAGGTAAATGCCGATGCTCGTGTTGGCCGTGATAGGAGCAGCACGGCATGGCTTATATCGAACTCGCAAAGGAGCGGCGCCACTTCCCCACCTCCTTTGGTGGGTGACAGCAAGAATGAAGGGGCTGGGCACCAGAGCCGGATAACGGTGGGTGCTCGTCCGAATGTGTTACAGCCGGGTTCAGTGGTTGTCAATATGGAGGCATTGGAGGAACAAAATCTGGTGATCTCTCGCATATCAGACGGGTTCAATTTTGAGCATGTTGCAGCAGGTTGGCCTTCTTGGCTCACAGCTGTTGCAGGGGATGCAGTCAAAGGGTGGCTGCCACGCAGAGCAGATTCCTTTGATAATTTCAACAAG ATTGGGCAAGGAACTTATAGTAGTGTGTACAAAGCGCGTGATCTTGAAACTGGCAAAACTGTTGCACTTAAGAAAGTCCGATTTGATAATACGGATCCTGAAAGTGTACGGTTTATGGCAAGGGAAATATACATTCTACGTAGACTTGATCATCCAAATGTTGTGAAGCTCGAAGCTCTAGTTACATCAAAAATGTCATGTGACTTATATCTTGTTTTTGAATATATGGAGCATGATATTTCTGGACTTGTAGCAACTTCCTGTGTCAAGTTTACTGAACCCCAG GTTAAGTGCTATATGCAGCAGCTGCTTTGTGGGCTTGACCATTGTCATGGCCGTGGTGTCTTGCATCGAGACATCaagggttcaaatcttttgattgacaACAATGGGATTTTAAAAATAGCAGACTTTGGATTAGCTACATTTTATAATCCTGACCACAAGCAGGAATTAACAAGCCGTGTGGTAACACTGTGGTATCGTCCTCCTGAGCTCTTGCTGGGCGCTACAGAGTATGGTGTTACTGTTGATATGTGGAGTACCGGTTGCATTATCGCGGAATTGCTTGCTGGGAGGCCTATCATGCCAGGAAAGACTGAG GTAGAGCAATTGCATAAGATATTCAAGTTATGTGGCTCACCGTCTGAGGAGTTCTGGAGGACATCAAAGTTGCCCCATG ATCCAGCAATCCGAGGAACAGCTGCTTCCGCGCTCCATAGTGAA TTTTTCACTACAAAGCCTTTTGCCTGTGACCCTTCAAGTTTGCCAAAATATCCTCCAAGCAAGGAATATGATGCTAAACTTCGGAATGAAAAAGCTAGAAG TCAAAGAGCAGCAACTATCAAGTATAATGGAGTTGAATTTCAAAGTAGGAAGGAAATGCTTGCTTGTGATGGCAACATGGAATCACAG GGTGTGGCTCTAAGAACCGAATTCACTACTCTGGGCCATTGA
- the LOC135586126 gene encoding probable serine/threonine-protein kinase At1g09600 isoform X1 yields MGCASSKGISGDDGPKFRRPKASRRRMFSSSRREEVGEVNADARVGRDRSSTAWLISNSQRSGATSPPPLVGDSKNEGAGHQSRITVGARPNVLQPGSVVVNMEALEEQNLVISRISDGFNFEHVAAGWPSWLTAVAGDAVKGWLPRRADSFDNFNKIGQGTYSSVYKARDLETGKTVALKKVRFDNTDPESVRFMAREIYILRRLDHPNVVKLEALVTSKMSCDLYLVFEYMEHDISGLVATSCVKFTEPQVKCYMQQLLCGLDHCHGRGVLHRDIKGSNLLIDNNGILKIADFGLATFYNPDHKQELTSRVVTLWYRPPELLLGATEYGVTVDMWSTGCIIAELLAGRPIMPGKTEVEQLHKIFKLCGSPSEEFWRTSKLPHGTSFKRQQPYPRCVRETFKDFPSSALALVDRLLSIDPAIRGTAASALHSEFFTTKPFACDPSSLPKYPPSKEYDAKLRNEKARSQRAATIKYNGVEFQSRKEMLACDGNMESQGVALRTEFTTLGH; encoded by the exons ATGGGCTGTGCTTCCTCCAAAGGAATCTCGGGAGATGACGGCCCCAAGTTTCGGCGGCCCAAGGCTTCGAGGAGGAGAATGTTTTCTTCATCAAGGAGGGAGGAAGTTGGGGAGGTAAATGCCGATGCTCGTGTTGGCCGTGATAGGAGCAGCACGGCATGGCTTATATCGAACTCGCAAAGGAGCGGCGCCACTTCCCCACCTCCTTTGGTGGGTGACAGCAAGAATGAAGGGGCTGGGCACCAGAGCCGGATAACGGTGGGTGCTCGTCCGAATGTGTTACAGCCGGGTTCAGTGGTTGTCAATATGGAGGCATTGGAGGAACAAAATCTGGTGATCTCTCGCATATCAGACGGGTTCAATTTTGAGCATGTTGCAGCAGGTTGGCCTTCTTGGCTCACAGCTGTTGCAGGGGATGCAGTCAAAGGGTGGCTGCCACGCAGAGCAGATTCCTTTGATAATTTCAACAAG ATTGGGCAAGGAACTTATAGTAGTGTGTACAAAGCGCGTGATCTTGAAACTGGCAAAACTGTTGCACTTAAGAAAGTCCGATTTGATAATACGGATCCTGAAAGTGTACGGTTTATGGCAAGGGAAATATACATTCTACGTAGACTTGATCATCCAAATGTTGTGAAGCTCGAAGCTCTAGTTACATCAAAAATGTCATGTGACTTATATCTTGTTTTTGAATATATGGAGCATGATATTTCTGGACTTGTAGCAACTTCCTGTGTCAAGTTTACTGAACCCCAG GTTAAGTGCTATATGCAGCAGCTGCTTTGTGGGCTTGACCATTGTCATGGCCGTGGTGTCTTGCATCGAGACATCaagggttcaaatcttttgattgacaACAATGGGATTTTAAAAATAGCAGACTTTGGATTAGCTACATTTTATAATCCTGACCACAAGCAGGAATTAACAAGCCGTGTGGTAACACTGTGGTATCGTCCTCCTGAGCTCTTGCTGGGCGCTACAGAGTATGGTGTTACTGTTGATATGTGGAGTACCGGTTGCATTATCGCGGAATTGCTTGCTGGGAGGCCTATCATGCCAGGAAAGACTGAG GTAGAGCAATTGCATAAGATATTCAAGTTATGTGGCTCACCGTCTGAGGAGTTCTGGAGGACATCAAAGTTGCCCCATGGTACTTCTTTTAAACGCCAACAACCCTATCCACGCTGTGTAAGGGAAACATTTAAGGATTTCCCTTCTTCAGCATTAGCTCTTGTTGATCGTCTGCTTTCAATAGATCCAGCAATCCGAGGAACAGCTGCTTCCGCGCTCCATAGTGAA TTTTTCACTACAAAGCCTTTTGCCTGTGACCCTTCAAGTTTGCCAAAATATCCTCCAAGCAAGGAATATGATGCTAAACTTCGGAATGAAAAAGCTAGAAG TCAAAGAGCAGCAACTATCAAGTATAATGGAGTTGAATTTCAAAGTAGGAAGGAAATGCTTGCTTGTGATGGCAACATGGAATCACAG GGTGTGGCTCTAAGAACCGAATTCACTACTCTGGGCCATTGA
- the LOC103993512 gene encoding uncharacterized protein LOC103993512, which produces MSEDISGRPKPLLLLVVAISLRSVSGLSDDHPGSKDAVIADANPSNSSSNTRREVLLICLGVVGIALLFVFLLKLWEKKKREEQHARLLRLFEEDDELELELGLRD; this is translated from the exons ATGAGCGAAGACATCAGCGGGCGACCGaaaccccttctcctcctcgtcgTCGCGATTTCTCTTCGGTCGGTCTCAG GTCTGTCTGATGATCATCCAGGTTCCAAGGATGCAGTAATTGCCGATGCTAACCCTTCTAATTCTAGTAGTAACACGAGGCGTGAGGTTTTGTTGATATGCTTGGGTGTTGTGGGAATTGCACTTTTGTTTGTTTTTCTTCTCAAGCTTTGGGAGAAAAAGAAGAGGGAAGAGCAACATGCTCGTCTTTTGAGACTGTTTGAAGAGGATGATGAACTGGAGCTTGAACTTGGTCTTCGAGACTGA